A region of Saimiri boliviensis isolate mSaiBol1 chromosome 8, mSaiBol1.pri, whole genome shotgun sequence DNA encodes the following proteins:
- the FAM131A gene encoding protein FAM131A isoform X3: MGCIGSRSPAGQVSSDPAWAVEWIELPRGLSLSSLGSARTLRGWSRSSRPSSVDSQDLPEVNVGDTVAMLPKSRRALTIQEIAALARSSLHGISQVVKDHVTKPTAMAQGRVAHLIEWKGWSKPSDSPAALESAFSSYSDLSEGEQEARFAAGVAEQFAIAEAKLRAWSSVDGEDSTDDSYDEDFAGGTDSDLAGQLPLGPHLQDLFTGHRFSRPVRQGSVEPESDCSQTVSPDTLCSSLCSLEDGLLGSPARLASQLLGDELLLAKLPPSRESAFRSLGPLEAQDSLYNSPLTESCLSPAEEEPAPCKDCQPLCPPLAGSWERQRQASDVASSGVVSLDEDEAEPEEQ, encoded by the exons ATGGGCTGTATCGGCTCTCGGAGCCCGGCGGGTCAGG TGTCCTCGGACCCTGCGTGGGCTGTGGAGTGGATTGAACTTCCTcggggtctctctctctcctccttgggATCTGCTCGGACCCTCCGAGGCTGGAGCCGGTCCTCCCGCCCTTCCTCGGTGGACAGCCAGGACTTGCCAGAG GTGAATGTTGGAGACACAGTCGCGATGCTGCCCAAGTCCCGGAGAGCCCTAACTATCCAGGAGATCGCTGCGCTGGCCAGGTCCTCCCTGCATG GTATTTCCCAGGTGGTGAAGGACCACGTGACCAAGCCCACCGCCATGGCCCAGGGCCGAGTGGCTCACCTGATTGAGTGGAAGGGCTGGAGCAAGCCGAGTGACTCGCCTGCTGCCCTGGAGTCGGCCTTTTCCTCCTATTCGGACCTCAGCGAGGGCGAACAAGAGGCTCGCTTTGCAGCAG GAGTAGCTGAGCAGTTTGCCATCGCAGAAGCCAAGCTCCGGGCATGGTCTTCGGTGGACGGCGAGGACTCCACTGATGACTCCTATGATGAGGACTTTGCTGGGGGAACTGACTCAG ACCTCGCTGGGCAGCTGCCCCTGGGGCCGCACCTCCAGGACCTGTTCACCGGCCACCGGTTCTCCCGGCCTGTGCGCCAGGGCTCCGTGGAGCCTGAGAGCGACTGCTCGCAGACCGTGTCCCCAGACACCCTGTGCTCTAGCCTGTGCAGCCTGGAGGATGGGTTGTTGGGCTCCCCGGCCCGCCTGGCCTCCCAGCTGCTGGGCGATGAGCTGCTTCTCGCCAAACTGCCCCCCAGCCGGGAAAGTGCCTTCCGCAGCCTGGGCCCCTTGGAGGCCCAGGACTCCCTCTACAACTCACCCCTCACGGAGTCCTGCCTTTCCCCCGCGGAGGAGGAGCCAGCCCCCTGCAAGGACTGCCAGCCGCTCTGCCCACCACTAGCAGGCAGTTGGGAGCGGCAGCGGCAAGCCTCTGATGTGGCCTCTTCCGGGGTGGTGTCCTTAGATGAGGACGAGGCAGAGCCGGAGGAACAGTGA
- the FAM131A gene encoding protein FAM131A isoform X1, whose translation MPMISVLGKMFLWQREGPGGRWTCQTSRRVSSDPAWAVEWIELPRGLSLSSLGSARTLRGWSRSSRPSSVDSQDLPEVNVGDTVAMLPKSRRALTIQEIAALARSSLHGISQVVKDHVTKPTAMAQGRVAHLIEWKGWSKPSDSPAALESAFSSYSDLSEGEQEARFAAGVAEQFAIAEAKLRAWSSVDGEDSTDDSYDEDFAGGTDSDLAGQLPLGPHLQDLFTGHRFSRPVRQGSVEPESDCSQTVSPDTLCSSLCSLEDGLLGSPARLASQLLGDELLLAKLPPSRESAFRSLGPLEAQDSLYNSPLTESCLSPAEEEPAPCKDCQPLCPPLAGSWERQRQASDVASSGVVSLDEDEAEPEEQ comes from the exons ATGCCTATGATTTCTGTGCTGGGCAAAATGTTTCTGTGGCAGCGTGAAGGGCCTGGAGGACGATGGACTTGTCAGACAAGTCGCAGAG TGTCCTCGGACCCTGCGTGGGCTGTGGAGTGGATTGAACTTCCTcggggtctctctctctcctccttgggATCTGCTCGGACCCTCCGAGGCTGGAGCCGGTCCTCCCGCCCTTCCTCGGTGGACAGCCAGGACTTGCCAGAG GTGAATGTTGGAGACACAGTCGCGATGCTGCCCAAGTCCCGGAGAGCCCTAACTATCCAGGAGATCGCTGCGCTGGCCAGGTCCTCCCTGCATG GTATTTCCCAGGTGGTGAAGGACCACGTGACCAAGCCCACCGCCATGGCCCAGGGCCGAGTGGCTCACCTGATTGAGTGGAAGGGCTGGAGCAAGCCGAGTGACTCGCCTGCTGCCCTGGAGTCGGCCTTTTCCTCCTATTCGGACCTCAGCGAGGGCGAACAAGAGGCTCGCTTTGCAGCAG GAGTAGCTGAGCAGTTTGCCATCGCAGAAGCCAAGCTCCGGGCATGGTCTTCGGTGGACGGCGAGGACTCCACTGATGACTCCTATGATGAGGACTTTGCTGGGGGAACTGACTCAG ACCTCGCTGGGCAGCTGCCCCTGGGGCCGCACCTCCAGGACCTGTTCACCGGCCACCGGTTCTCCCGGCCTGTGCGCCAGGGCTCCGTGGAGCCTGAGAGCGACTGCTCGCAGACCGTGTCCCCAGACACCCTGTGCTCTAGCCTGTGCAGCCTGGAGGATGGGTTGTTGGGCTCCCCGGCCCGCCTGGCCTCCCAGCTGCTGGGCGATGAGCTGCTTCTCGCCAAACTGCCCCCCAGCCGGGAAAGTGCCTTCCGCAGCCTGGGCCCCTTGGAGGCCCAGGACTCCCTCTACAACTCACCCCTCACGGAGTCCTGCCTTTCCCCCGCGGAGGAGGAGCCAGCCCCCTGCAAGGACTGCCAGCCGCTCTGCCCACCACTAGCAGGCAGTTGGGAGCGGCAGCGGCAAGCCTCTGATGTGGCCTCTTCCGGGGTGGTGTCCTTAGATGAGGACGAGGCAGAGCCGGAGGAACAGTGA
- the FAM131A gene encoding protein FAM131A isoform X2 — MVMGCQGDIHLFSGPGPQLRGAPGTDGGGCGERGEGGRASQKHPAGAPPPGPGRRLPAPPQGPVSQVNVGDTVAMLPKSRRALTIQEIAALARSSLHGISQVVKDHVTKPTAMAQGRVAHLIEWKGWSKPSDSPAALESAFSSYSDLSEGEQEARFAAGVAEQFAIAEAKLRAWSSVDGEDSTDDSYDEDFAGGTDSDLAGQLPLGPHLQDLFTGHRFSRPVRQGSVEPESDCSQTVSPDTLCSSLCSLEDGLLGSPARLASQLLGDELLLAKLPPSRESAFRSLGPLEAQDSLYNSPLTESCLSPAEEEPAPCKDCQPLCPPLAGSWERQRQASDVASSGVVSLDEDEAEPEEQ, encoded by the exons ATGGTGATGGGTTGCCAGGGAGACATACACCTTTTCTCTGGGCCTGGGCCGCAGCTGCGCGGAGCGCCGGGCACGGATGGCGGCGGCTGTGGGGAGCGAGGCGAGGGAGGGAGAGCCAGCCAGAAACACCCAGCAGGTGCTCCTCCCCCTGGGCCTGGCAGGAGGCTGCCAGCGCCACCCCAGGGCCCTGTCAGCCAG GTGAATGTTGGAGACACAGTCGCGATGCTGCCCAAGTCCCGGAGAGCCCTAACTATCCAGGAGATCGCTGCGCTGGCCAGGTCCTCCCTGCATG GTATTTCCCAGGTGGTGAAGGACCACGTGACCAAGCCCACCGCCATGGCCCAGGGCCGAGTGGCTCACCTGATTGAGTGGAAGGGCTGGAGCAAGCCGAGTGACTCGCCTGCTGCCCTGGAGTCGGCCTTTTCCTCCTATTCGGACCTCAGCGAGGGCGAACAAGAGGCTCGCTTTGCAGCAG GAGTAGCTGAGCAGTTTGCCATCGCAGAAGCCAAGCTCCGGGCATGGTCTTCGGTGGACGGCGAGGACTCCACTGATGACTCCTATGATGAGGACTTTGCTGGGGGAACTGACTCAG ACCTCGCTGGGCAGCTGCCCCTGGGGCCGCACCTCCAGGACCTGTTCACCGGCCACCGGTTCTCCCGGCCTGTGCGCCAGGGCTCCGTGGAGCCTGAGAGCGACTGCTCGCAGACCGTGTCCCCAGACACCCTGTGCTCTAGCCTGTGCAGCCTGGAGGATGGGTTGTTGGGCTCCCCGGCCCGCCTGGCCTCCCAGCTGCTGGGCGATGAGCTGCTTCTCGCCAAACTGCCCCCCAGCCGGGAAAGTGCCTTCCGCAGCCTGGGCCCCTTGGAGGCCCAGGACTCCCTCTACAACTCACCCCTCACGGAGTCCTGCCTTTCCCCCGCGGAGGAGGAGCCAGCCCCCTGCAAGGACTGCCAGCCGCTCTGCCCACCACTAGCAGGCAGTTGGGAGCGGCAGCGGCAAGCCTCTGATGTGGCCTCTTCCGGGGTGGTGTCCTTAGATGAGGACGAGGCAGAGCCGGAGGAACAGTGA